One window from the genome of Eublepharis macularius isolate TG4126 chromosome 15, MPM_Emac_v1.0, whole genome shotgun sequence encodes:
- the HMGCL gene encoding hydroxymethylglutaryl-CoA lyase, mitochondrial isoform X2: protein MGLAKRALPRLAASLRPLSSTAGTFPKHVKIVEVGPRDGLQNEKNIVPTQVKIDFINMLSETGLSVIETTSFVSPKWVPQMADHSEVMQGIRKVSGISYPVLTPNLKGFQAAVAAGAKEVSIFGAASELFTKKNINCSIEESLQRFSDVLSAAKEANIPVRGYVSCVLGCPYEGKIAPAKVAEVSKKMYAMGCYEISLGDTIGVGTPGNMREMLSAVMKEVPVGALAVHCHDTYGQALANTLVALQMGVSVVDSSVAGLGGCPYAQGASGNVATEDMVYMLHGLGIHTGVDLPKLLEAGSFICKALNRRTSSKVAQASCKL, encoded by the exons ATGGGACTGGCTAAGCGGGCGCTCCCGCGGCTGGCGGCCTCGCTGCGGCCG CTTAGCTCAACGGCTGGTACATTTCCAAAGCATGTTAAAATAGTTGAAGTTGGTCCAAGGGATGGCCTGCAGAATGAAAAG aACATCGTCCCCACTCAGGTGAAAATAGACTTTATTAATATGCTCTCGGAAACGGGTCTTTCTGTCATAGAAACCACCAGTTTTGTGTCTCCTAAATGGGTCCCTCAG ATGGCGGACCACTCTGAAGTCATGCAAGGGATTCGCAAGGTTTCAGGCATCAGCTATCCTGTTCTGACCCCCAACCTCAAAGGCTTTCAAGCAGCG GTGGCAGCAGGAGCCAAGGAGGTGTCGATCTTTGGGGCAGCGTCGGAGCTCTTCACAAAGAAGAACATCAATTGCTCCATCGAGGAAAGCCTGCAGAGATTTAGTGATGTGCTGAGTGCTGCAAAGGAGGCCAACATCCCAGTCCGAGG aTATGTCTCCTGTGTCCTTGGCTGTCCTTATGAGGGAAAGATTGCGCCTGCTAAAGTTGCCGAA GTGTCAAAGAAAATGTATGCCATGGGGTGCTACGAGATTTCTCTGGGTGACACCATCGGTGTTGGGACGCCTGGCAACATGAGGGAGATGCTGTCTGCGGTCATGAAAGAGGTGCCTGTTGGGGCTCTTGCTGTCCATTGCCACGACACTTACGGGCAGGCCCTTGCCAACACGCTGGTGGCGCTCCAG ATGGGAGTGAGTGTGGTCGATTCCTCAGTGGCTGGCCTTGGGGGCTGCCCTTATGCCCAAGGAGCATCTGGGAATGTGGCAACTGAAGACATGGTTTATATGCTTCACGGTCTTGGGATCCATACC GGTGTGGACCTACCGAAGCTCCTTGAAGCCGGATCCTTTATCTGCAAAGCTTTGAACAGGAGGACCAGTTCAAAAGTGGCTCAGGCATCTTGCAAACTGTGA
- the HMGCL gene encoding hydroxymethylglutaryl-CoA lyase, mitochondrial isoform X1 produces MGPLRRGSLIGQLSSTAGTFPKHVKIVEVGPRDGLQNEKNIVPTQVKIDFINMLSETGLSVIETTSFVSPKWVPQMADHSEVMQGIRKVSGISYPVLTPNLKGFQAAVAAGAKEVSIFGAASELFTKKNINCSIEESLQRFSDVLSAAKEANIPVRGYVSCVLGCPYEGKIAPAKVAEVSKKMYAMGCYEISLGDTIGVGTPGNMREMLSAVMKEVPVGALAVHCHDTYGQALANTLVALQMGVSVVDSSVAGLGGCPYAQGASGNVATEDMVYMLHGLGIHTGVDLPKLLEAGSFICKALNRRTSSKVAQASCKL; encoded by the exons ATGGGGCCTCTGCGCAGAGGAAGCCTGATAGGACAG CTTAGCTCAACGGCTGGTACATTTCCAAAGCATGTTAAAATAGTTGAAGTTGGTCCAAGGGATGGCCTGCAGAATGAAAAG aACATCGTCCCCACTCAGGTGAAAATAGACTTTATTAATATGCTCTCGGAAACGGGTCTTTCTGTCATAGAAACCACCAGTTTTGTGTCTCCTAAATGGGTCCCTCAG ATGGCGGACCACTCTGAAGTCATGCAAGGGATTCGCAAGGTTTCAGGCATCAGCTATCCTGTTCTGACCCCCAACCTCAAAGGCTTTCAAGCAGCG GTGGCAGCAGGAGCCAAGGAGGTGTCGATCTTTGGGGCAGCGTCGGAGCTCTTCACAAAGAAGAACATCAATTGCTCCATCGAGGAAAGCCTGCAGAGATTTAGTGATGTGCTGAGTGCTGCAAAGGAGGCCAACATCCCAGTCCGAGG aTATGTCTCCTGTGTCCTTGGCTGTCCTTATGAGGGAAAGATTGCGCCTGCTAAAGTTGCCGAA GTGTCAAAGAAAATGTATGCCATGGGGTGCTACGAGATTTCTCTGGGTGACACCATCGGTGTTGGGACGCCTGGCAACATGAGGGAGATGCTGTCTGCGGTCATGAAAGAGGTGCCTGTTGGGGCTCTTGCTGTCCATTGCCACGACACTTACGGGCAGGCCCTTGCCAACACGCTGGTGGCGCTCCAG ATGGGAGTGAGTGTGGTCGATTCCTCAGTGGCTGGCCTTGGGGGCTGCCCTTATGCCCAAGGAGCATCTGGGAATGTGGCAACTGAAGACATGGTTTATATGCTTCACGGTCTTGGGATCCATACC GGTGTGGACCTACCGAAGCTCCTTGAAGCCGGATCCTTTATCTGCAAAGCTTTGAACAGGAGGACCAGTTCAAAAGTGGCTCAGGCATCTTGCAAACTGTGA